One genomic window of uncultured delta proteobacterium includes the following:
- a CDS encoding RNA polymerase sigma-B factor (modular protein): MKTPKDAHPAKDAHTKGDDAAADLLLDDEIDEEQDPDGDSPEVLLDPEDLDDVADLDKDEDLTTALLPESDLADKPLPVPVSRSGAADSLNLYIREISKFPLLKPEEEYTLARKVIDENDPDAAFRLVSSHLRLVVKIAMDFQRRWMQNVLDLIQEGNVGLMRAVNKFDPEKGIKFSYYAAFWIKAYILKFIMDNWRMVKIGTTQAQRKLFYNLNKERQKLIAQGYDPDAATLSKSLNVSERQVMEMEQRMDGSDVSLDATINTDGAPGASRIELLPAIGPGIEDVLADNQIAHLVRDKLKTIAPLLSDKEAYILEHRLLTDEPVTLREIGEKYDITRERVRQIEARLLQKVRDHLFKEIKDFSQDWISEE; encoded by the coding sequence ATGAAAACGCCAAAAGACGCGCATCCTGCCAAGGATGCCCATACCAAGGGGGATGATGCGGCCGCCGATCTGCTCCTTGATGACGAAATTGACGAGGAACAGGACCCTGACGGTGATTCTCCCGAGGTTCTGCTTGACCCGGAAGACCTGGACGACGTCGCGGATCTGGACAAAGACGAAGACCTGACGACCGCCCTGCTGCCGGAGTCCGATCTTGCGGACAAGCCCCTGCCCGTGCCGGTCTCCCGTTCCGGGGCGGCGGACAGCCTTAACCTGTATATCCGCGAAATCAGCAAATTTCCCCTGCTCAAGCCCGAGGAAGAATACACCCTCGCGCGCAAAGTCATTGACGAAAACGACCCGGACGCGGCCTTCCGGCTCGTTTCCTCGCACCTGCGCCTGGTCGTCAAAATCGCCATGGATTTTCAACGCCGCTGGATGCAGAACGTGCTCGACCTCATCCAGGAGGGCAACGTCGGCCTGATGCGCGCGGTGAACAAGTTCGACCCGGAAAAAGGCATCAAGTTCTCCTATTACGCCGCCTTTTGGATCAAAGCGTATATCCTTAAATTTATCATGGATAACTGGCGCATGGTCAAAATCGGCACGACCCAGGCGCAGCGGAAACTGTTCTATAATCTGAACAAGGAACGCCAGAAGCTCATCGCCCAGGGCTATGATCCGGATGCCGCCACCCTTTCCAAAAGCCTGAACGTGAGCGAGCGGCAGGTTATGGAAATGGAACAGCGGATGGACGGCTCCGACGTGTCCCTTGACGCGACCATCAACACGGACGGCGCTCCCGGAGCCAGCCGCATCGAGCTGCTCCCGGCCATCGGGCCGGGCATAGAAGACGTCCTTGCGGACAACCAGATCGCCCATCTCGTGCGCGACAAGCTGAAAACCATTGCCCCTTTGCTTTCGGATAAAGAAGCGTATATTCTGGAACACCGCCTCCTGACGGATGAACCTGTGACGTTGCGGGAAATCGGCGAAAAGTACGACATCACCCGCGAACGGGTGCGCCAGATCGAAGCGCGCCTCCTGCAGAAGGTCCGGGACCATCTGTTCAAGGAAATCAAGGATTTTTCCCAGGACTGGATCAGTGAAGAGTGA